A stretch of DNA from Bacillota bacterium:
CTTTTGGCGATGACTATTCAGGACATTAACACTCTTTCACCCGAGGAAGTCGCCCGCGAGCGCGAGGCGGCAGCGCGGGAAGAACGTAATTTTTTCCTCTTTAAGCACCGGCTGGCTAGCGGAGAGATACGCACGGTAGAGGTGTATACGTACCCCTATGCTCTCGGAGAACGGCCAGTTTTGTTTTCGATCATTAACGACGTGACTCCTTACTTTGCGATACGAGAACTTTCAGACAGGCGCACTAGGTACTTTCTAGTGGGCTTGTCTGTTGCCTTTTTGATCTTGTCGACGGTGACACTATCGCTTGAGAATATGCGCCAGAAACTGCGAGAGAGCGAGCGGAAGACACAAAGCATCATCGCCAGCCTGCAGGGCATGGTTTACCGTTGCACGAATGACTCCACCTGGACCATGGAGTTTGTCAGCTCTGGCTGTGAGCCCCTGACAGGATACCCACCATCAGCATTCTTGCACGACAAGCTCGCTTTTAGTAGCCTTATAAACGAAAGTGACCGCTCTTTGCTGTGGAAAAAATGGCAGGACACCCTAGCCAAGCGCGTTCCCTTCTTCCATGAGTATGCTATAACCACGGCCGACGGCACAGTGAAATGGGTGCGCGAGCAAGGGCATGGCGTTTACGGGCCAGCAGGAGAGGCCATCGCCCTCGAGGGCTTTATCTGGGATGTGACGGAGGCGGTGCGAGCCCAGCAAGAGTTGCGCGCCAGCGAAGAAAAACTCCTGGCGACCTTGACTTCTGTCGGCGATGGAGTAATCACCGCCAACCAAGAGAGCATGGTCGAGTTTCTTAACCCCGTGGCTGAGCAACTTACCGGATGGACCCAGGCAGAAGCGCGGGGCAGGGCCTTTACCGAGGTCTTTAACATCATTAACGAATACACGCGTGAGCCGGCCGTGAACCCCGTGCAAGAGGTTTTCGACACGGGTGAAATTGTGGCGCTAGAAAACCACACCCTCTTAATCTCGCGTGACGGCACAGAGCGCGCCATCGAAGACAGCGCTGCCCCCATCCACGACAAGCAGGGCGATATTAGCGGCGCAGTCTTAGTCTTTAGGGACTGCACCGAGAAGCACGCTAAAATCCGCGAGATTGAGTACCTAAGCTACCATGACCAACTGACGGGTGTATTTAATCGCCGCTTCTTCCAGGTGGAGATGAAGCGGCTCGATACGGCGCGCAACTACCCCATCTCTGTTGTGATAGGTGATGTAAACGGGCTAAAGCTAGTCAACGACGCTTTTGGGCACGATGTGGGCGATGAGCTTCTCCTTCGCGTGGCGCAAGTAATACAGCGGGAATGCCGTGCGGATGACATTATTGCGCGCGTAGGCGGCGACGAGTTTCTCATTTTGCTGCCGCGGACTGATGCCCAAGCCACTGAATCATTGGTGAACCGCATTAAGAGCAAAATTGACGCCTGCACTTTGCGCGATATCGCCATATCGGTCTCTTTTGGTTGGGACACCAAGACAGATGACAAGCAGAGTTTGAGCGAAGCGTTACGCAACGCCGAAAACCACATGTACAAAAAAAAGACGCTCGAAAACGCCAGTCACCGTAGCTTCACTGTTAAGTCCATACTCCATACTTTGCGCATTAAGAACCCGCGCGAAGATGAACACGCCAAGCGCGTCAGCCTACTGTGCCAAGCTCTAGGGCGGGCCCTCGGTCTTAGTGCGGATCAAACAGCGGAGCTAACGCTCGCCGGTGAACTGCACGACATCGGCAAAATTGCGGTTGACGAGGCCGTGCTAAACAAGGCCGGCAAACTGACGCCCGACGAGTGGGATGCTGTTTTACGCCACCCTGAGACAGGTATGCGCATCTTAGCCACTTCGCACGAGTTCTTCGGGCTAGCCGAGCATATTTATGCCCACCACGAGCGTTATGACGGCAAAGGCTACCCTAAGGGCCTCGCGGGGGACGAAATCTCTTTGCAGGCTAAAATTATCTCCCTAGCAGATGCCTATGATGCCATGACCACGGCCAGGCCCTACCGCAATGCGATGAGCGAGGCGGAGGCCATTGCCGAAATCAGACGCGGTGCAGGAAGCCAGTTCGACCCGCGGGTGGCACAAGTCTTCGTGGAACAAGTGCTCGGCCAAGCGTGGCGCCAGTAAAGAGCGCTACGGACTAGAGCAACTTTCTGATACTGTTACTTTTGCTCGCGGGCACACACGACATTAGTACTTTGTCTTCTACCCGCCGAAGTGGCATGACGCCAAGTAGAGAGTTGGTCACAAAACCCTCTTCTGCTTGGTAAAGTGTAGACAGACTTAGTTCTGCCTCGCGACAGGGTAGGCCGTGCTTTTGGCAGAGCGCGAGAACCTGCCCCCGCATGATGCCCGGCAGTGCCCCGTCCGCTAGGCGCGGTGTCAACACTTCACCCTCCACTATAAGGAACAAATTGCTCACTGCTCCTTCAGCCAGGGAACCCCTGCTGTTAAGGAGCAGTGCTTCTTCTACCCCCTGTGCCAGCGCTTCACGCTTGGCCAGCACATTGTCGAGAAAGCTCGTGGTCTTATGCCGCGAAAGCGGCGACGCTTCATTGCGCCTGGTTACACGCGAGATTAGGGCGGCAAAACCAGGCTCGTACAAGGACTCGGCGTAAGGTACCCCCTCTTTAAAAGAAATTATAATATCGGGGGGGTCGTCAGGCGAAAGCGAGAACCCCAAGCCGTAGCGCGGGGAGACGGTTAGGCGGAGCGACGCACTCGAGAGCATGTTCTTGGCGATGACGAGTGAAACAGCCGCGGCAAGCTCGAATGTGTCGGGCAGCCTGTAGCCAAAGTAGGCAGCAGAAGATAAGAGGCGCGCGAGGTGGGCAGCGAGAAAGCGCGGCTCTTGGTCTTTAACTAAAATAGTCTCAAAAATACCTTCGCCGAGCAAGTAGCCGCGGTTGTAGACCGCTACTTGACAAGCCTGGGCGCGCACAAGCTGCCCATTAAGGTAGAAGTAGGCTTCTTGGTGCACTACTACCCCCTCCCCGCGGGAAAAGAGGTCACCCCTAGACTGCGGAAGAGGGCCTTGGCTTTGTGCAAGGTCTCCTCATATTCTAGCCCGGGGTCTGAGTCCGCCACGATGCCGCCGCCTACTTGAAGAAAGACGGTGTCATTCTTACTGACCATGGTGCGGATGACGATGTTTAGGTCGGCTCTGCCGTCAAAACCGATGTACCCTAGAGAACCGGTGTAGATGCCCCGCCGCACGGGCTCTAGTTCCTCAATAATCTCCATGGCCCGAATCTTAGGAGCGCCCGTAATCGACCCCCCGGGGAAGGTAGCCTTAAGGAGGTCTACTACATCCTTGCCCGGGGCAAGCTCGCCACGCACGGTTGACACAAGGTGAAAGACGGTGGCGTATTCCTCGAGCACCAAAAGCTCTGGCACATGCACGGAGCCATAGGCACAGACGCGGCCTAGGTCATTTCGCTCTAAGTCGACGATCATCACCAATTCGGCTCGGTCTTTGCTACTGTTTAGAAGCTCTTGCTTATGGGCGCGATCTTCTTCCGGTGTCTTACCCCGCGGCCGGGTCCCCTTGATGGGACGAGCCTCGACTACTCCTTCGGCGACGCGCAAAAAGCGCTCCGGTGACGAGGAGAGAAGCCGAAGCCCTTCGCCACAGTCCATGTAGGCGGCAAAGGGGGCCGGGTTTACCTGACGCAGACGACGGTAAAGCTCGTAAGGGGGCATAGCGAGGGGGGCCATAAAACGCTGCGTCATATTGGCTTGGTAGATATCGCCGGCGGCAATATACTCCTTAATGCGCAGTATACAATCACCATAGGACTGCCGCGTAAAGTGCGCCCTAATATCGCCGGCATTAATATTTTGCTCCTGCCAAGGGTCGACGAGCGACACCTCAGCATTGAGTAGACGTTCACGCAACTGTGCCATAGCGGTTATCGCTTGCTTACGTCCCTCCTCCCCTGCCCCGGGCAAGCCGGAGGCGACGAGGTAGGCTCGATTGGCGACATGGTCTATAGCCAAAATAGACGCGTAGAAGCAGAGATAAATATCTGGTACATCCAGATCGTTGGCGGTTTGATGAGGGAGAGACTCGACCATTCTGCCGAGATCGTAGGAGAAGAAACCTACCGCCCCGCCGAGAAAGGGCATGGGCAAGTTACCGCGCTCTAGACTAAAGCGAGATAGTTGCTGGCGCAATACCGTGAACGGATCTGCCGTAAACTCTTCTCTGCGGTCATTCTCGATTATGACGACACGTTCTCCATACGTCTTTAGCACCAAAAATGGCTGGCTACCCATAAAAGACCACCTGCCCAGACTACCGCCGGGGCGGCTGCTATCTAGCCAGAAGGGATGAGGGTCGTCCTTAAGAACGGCGAATACTTTTTCAAGATCACTCGCTAAGTCTACTTCCTCGCACCAGGGTTTAACTGGCCTCACTTGATCTCCTCCCTGTCAGGCAGGGCATAACCCAAAAAGTTAGCCAAAATATCTTTGCCGTGTTCTGTCAAAATAGCCTCTGGATGAAACTGAACCCCTTCAAGGCAGGGAATTTCGCGGTGTCGCATCCCCATAATTTCGCCCTCTGCCGTCTCTGCGGTAATTTCAAGACAAGAAGGCAAGGTCTCCCTCTCCACTAAGAGCGAATGATACCGCGTGGCGGCGAAAGGCGTAGGCAAGCCGCGAAAGACACCTTGCCCTAAGTGATGCACAGGGGAAGTCTTGCCATGCATAAGGCGCGCGGCACGCACTACTTTGGCGCCATACACCTGCCCAAGGCATTGATGGCCCAAGCAGACGCCTAAGATGGGCACCACCCCCGCGAAATGGCGTACAATGTCTAAAGACACTCCGGCTTCGAGAGGGGTACAGGGCCCAGGTGAGATGACAATGCTGCTAGGCTTTAAGGCGGCCACCTCGGCGCAAGTTATACTCCGATTGCGGTAAACATGAACATCAGCACCTAGCTCACCGAAGTACTGCACCAAGTTGTAGGTAAAAGAATCGTAGTTATCGATTACAAGGAGCATGAACTTACTTCCTCTCCGCGCAAAATGGCGAGGAGAACGCGCGCCGGAACAAAGTCAGGCGGTACAAGTAGGTCCGGTGCTACTTCCACCAAGGGAGCCAAGACAAATTCCCTCTCCCTGAGGCGAGGGTGAGGAATGGTTAGGGTGGGCGAAGCCAACACCAGATCATCGTAGAGCAAGATATCGATATCTAGTGTGCGCGGCCCAAAGCGCAGGGTGCGCACACGCTTCGCTTGCCGCATAATGTCCTCTACCACCGCGAGGAGCGCTAGAGGAGCTAGGCTTGTACTTACTTCAACTACTGTATTTAAGAATAAACCTTGCTCTACTACACCCACAGGTTCAGTCTCTATGTACTTGGCCACGGCTACTACCTTGATGGCCTCATTTTGCGCGAGGCGATGGATGGCGGCGTCTAATTCACCCTGCCTATCGCCTAGGTTGCCGCCTAAGCCAAGAAATACGCGGGCCACTAGCTCTGCCCCCGCTCTATGTCAACGGCCACAAAGTCGAGCACCCCGGAAAGGGGTGGATGGAGTTTCTTTACCGTAACTCGCACGCTGAGGGCTCCTAGGTCGAGTACCTGCGCCGCGATGCGTTCAGCGAGCGTTTCGAGGAGCCGCACTGCGGGCCCCTCCATAATGGCTTTAACGGCACTATATACTGCCGCATAGTTAAGAGAGAGCGCCAGGTCATCGCTTGCTGCCGCCGCGCGGATATCTGTCGTCATGGTTAGGCTGACCGCAAAACGCTGCCCGAGGGTGTTCTCTGCCGGAAACACGCCGTGGTAGCCGAAAAACTGCATATTCTCAAGTCGTATGCTATCCCTCATGTGCTAGTCCCCCCCTAAGTAGAGCATCTGTCATGCGCGCTACCCGAACCATACTGGCCACATCATGCACCCGCACCATACGTGCACCGCGGGTAATGCCATAGGCGACAGTGGCCGCAGTACCTTCCAGGCGGTCGTTCACGGGCAGGTCTAAGACCTTGCCAATAAATGCTTTGCGTGAGGTACCAAGAAGTACAGGGTAGCCTAGGGCGACAATTTCAGAGAGCTCTCTCATCAATAAGAGATTGTGCTCTGCCGTCTTGCCAAAACCGATGCCTGGGTCTAAGATGATGTTTTCGCTGCGTACGCCGGCTGCGAGGGCTAAGGCCACAGAGGCCCCTAGGTCAGCGGCAACTTCTGCCATGAGATCGCCATAAAGCGCTTCGTGGCGGTTATGCATCAGGCAAATGGGCACCCCCCACTCTGCGGCAAGCTCGAGCATAGCCCGCTCGCGGCGTCCGCCCCAGACATCATTAAGCATCGTGGCGCCCGCCTCTAGTGCCGCCTTGGCTACTTCGGGCTTGTAGGTATCAATAGAAATAGGTATGTCTGTAGCTGCAGACAGGGCCTGAATAATGGGCAAGACGCGCGCCATTTCTTCTGCGGCGGCGACTACGCTCGCCCCGGGGCGCGTTGATTCGCCCCCCACATCGATAATGTCGGCCCCCTCGTCCTTAAGGCGCAGGCCCTGCTCTACGGCCTCGTCTAAACGCAGAAAGCGTCCGCCGTCCGAAAAAGAGTCTGGCGTAACATTCAGTATCCCCATCACCAGGGTGCGTGACGTTAAATCGTAGGCGCGGCCTTTAATATTTAGTATCGCCATAATACCTCCGTGCTGAATTAATACTGCACCCCGTGCTTGGTTACCATACGCTCATACTTGTAGCACTGCTCATGAGCCGCACAGTGTGAGCAAAGTCTTGACAGGTCATCCGCCTCGGCCAGTAATTGCCCTAAAGGGTGCAAGACCTCCGCGGGGGGCAGACGGTGACTTAGGATGGCCTCTCCTATAAGGGCGATTTCCTCCACACTGTAGCCATGCCTAGCAAGTAAGGGGCACGCTAAATCGCGACTAGCCACAGCATGGTCGATAGACGGGTCGTCATACTGCATAAAGCGACCAATATCATGGAGCAGGGCCGCCGCGTAAACAATAGCCTGTCCAAAGGCTAAGCCCCGCTCTAAACACAAAATCCAGGCAATCCGCGCGACATCGAGCAGGTGGTTAAAATCGTGGCGGCAGTAAGGTCGTAGCGCTTCTCGCTGGGTGTTTTCTGCTAGGCAAAGCTGGTAGTCGGGGTCGGCGATGAGTCGCCGCACGCGCTCCATGCTTTACCGGCCCTTGATTAAAGAAAAAGCTTCGGTGCGGGTCAAGTGATTAGAACGGAAAATGCCCCGTACCGCCGAGGTAACAGTCAGCGAGCCAGGTTTGTTGACCCCGCGAATGGTCATGCACAGGTGCTCGGCCTCGATAACTACCATGACTCCTTGCGGCTTGAGCGTCTTCATAATGGTATCGGCAATCTGTGTCGTCAGACGCTCCTGCAATTGGGGACGGCGCGACAGTGTATCGACGACGCGTGCCAGCTTGCTCAGGCCAGTGATGCGCGCCGGATTAGGAATATAGGCCACATGCGCCTTGCCATAAAACGGCAGCAAATGATGCTCACACATGGAGTAGAGACTGATGTCCTTCACAATGACCATCTCATCATGCTTTTCCTCATAAAAAAAAGTCTGCAGGAATTCGCTCGGGTCACGATGTAGACCAGAGAAAACTTCCGCATACATTTTGGCTACGCGCCTCGGTGTGTCCTTCAGACCCTCACGGTCTGGGTTCTCACCAATGGCCTCGAGAATCATCCGCATTGCGACCTCTATCTTACCTTGGTCTATCATCTTGACCTCCGCGCTAAACTAAGTTTGCCTGTCTTCGGGTATTTTTCTAAGCTACTATCTCAGAGCTAGTCTATGGGCAACGCTGCCAATTTAGGGGCCAGAAGTTTTTGTAGCTCCGCAAGTTCTGGTATCTCTGCCAAGTAGCTATTGAGCGCGCTAAGGCAGGGCCGCAAGGCCTCCTTGGTCCAGTAGGGCACAAGTAAGCGGGCCGTCTCCTGGCTACCGTCTCGCCTCTTAGCTAAGAATTGCGTGCTTAAGTAGCCGCACAGCAGTAGGCGGTAGTATACAGATAGTTTCCAAAGTGTTTGTTCTTGTAGCTTACGCTCT
This window harbors:
- a CDS encoding PAS domain S-box protein; translation: MLKLLRLLGSLVKRNVMRVVVTALLLTMLLPAAMVNAETIDFRRLFDNHGSVMLIIDVETGNLLYANNAAARFYGYTREQLLAMTIQDINTLSPEEVAREREAAAREERNFFLFKHRLASGEIRTVEVYTYPYALGERPVLFSIINDVTPYFAIRELSDRRTRYFLVGLSVAFLILSTVTLSLENMRQKLRESERKTQSIIASLQGMVYRCTNDSTWTMEFVSSGCEPLTGYPPSAFLHDKLAFSSLINESDRSLLWKKWQDTLAKRVPFFHEYAITTADGTVKWVREQGHGVYGPAGEAIALEGFIWDVTEAVRAQQELRASEEKLLATLTSVGDGVITANQESMVEFLNPVAEQLTGWTQAEARGRAFTEVFNIINEYTREPAVNPVQEVFDTGEIVALENHTLLISRDGTERAIEDSAAPIHDKQGDISGAVLVFRDCTEKHAKIREIEYLSYHDQLTGVFNRRFFQVEMKRLDTARNYPISVVIGDVNGLKLVNDAFGHDVGDELLLRVAQVIQRECRADDIIARVGGDEFLILLPRTDAQATESLVNRIKSKIDACTLRDIAISVSFGWDTKTDDKQSLSEALRNAENHMYKKKTLENASHRSFTVKSILHTLRIKNPREDEHAKRVSLLCQALGRALGLSADQTAELTLAGELHDIGKIAVDEAVLNKAGKLTPDEWDAVLRHPETGMRILATSHEFFGLAEHIYAHHERYDGKGYPKGLAGDEISLQAKIISLADAYDAMTTARPYRNAMSEAEAIAEIRRGAGSQFDPRVAQVFVEQVLGQAWRQ
- a CDS encoding aminotransferase class IV, with product MHQEAYFYLNGQLVRAQACQVAVYNRGYLLGEGIFETILVKDQEPRFLAAHLARLLSSAAYFGYRLPDTFELAAAVSLVIAKNMLSSASLRLTVSPRYGLGFSLSPDDPPDIIISFKEGVPYAESLYEPGFAALISRVTRRNEASPLSRHKTTSFLDNVLAKREALAQGVEEALLLNSRGSLAEGAVSNLFLIVEGEVLTPRLADGALPGIMRGQVLALCQKHGLPCREAELSLSTLYQAEEGFVTNSLLGVMPLRRVEDKVLMSCVPASKSNSIRKLL
- the pabB gene encoding aminodeoxychorismate synthase component I, with the translated sequence MRPVKPWCEEVDLASDLEKVFAVLKDDPHPFWLDSSRPGGSLGRWSFMGSQPFLVLKTYGERVVIIENDRREEFTADPFTVLRQQLSRFSLERGNLPMPFLGGAVGFFSYDLGRMVESLPHQTANDLDVPDIYLCFYASILAIDHVANRAYLVASGLPGAGEEGRKQAITAMAQLRERLLNAEVSLVDPWQEQNINAGDIRAHFTRQSYGDCILRIKEYIAAGDIYQANMTQRFMAPLAMPPYELYRRLRQVNPAPFAAYMDCGEGLRLLSSSPERFLRVAEGVVEARPIKGTRPRGKTPEEDRAHKQELLNSSKDRAELVMIVDLERNDLGRVCAYGSVHVPELLVLEEYATVFHLVSTVRGELAPGKDVVDLLKATFPGGSITGAPKIRAMEIIEELEPVRRGIYTGSLGYIGFDGRADLNIVIRTMVSKNDTVFLQVGGGIVADSDPGLEYEETLHKAKALFRSLGVTSFPAGRG
- a CDS encoding aminodeoxychorismate/anthranilate synthase component II → MLLVIDNYDSFTYNLVQYFGELGADVHVYRNRSITCAEVAALKPSSIVISPGPCTPLEAGVSLDIVRHFAGVVPILGVCLGHQCLGQVYGAKVVRAARLMHGKTSPVHHLGQGVFRGLPTPFAATRYHSLLVERETLPSCLEITAETAEGEIMGMRHREIPCLEGVQFHPEAILTEHGKDILANFLGYALPDREEIK
- the folK gene encoding 2-amino-4-hydroxy-6-hydroxymethyldihydropteridine diphosphokinase — translated: MARVFLGLGGNLGDRQGELDAAIHRLAQNEAIKVVAVAKYIETEPVGVVEQGLFLNTVVEVSTSLAPLALLAVVEDIMRQAKRVRTLRFGPRTLDIDILLYDDLVLASPTLTIPHPRLREREFVLAPLVEVAPDLLVPPDFVPARVLLAILRGEEVSSCSL
- the folB gene encoding dihydroneopterin aldolase, with the translated sequence MRDSIRLENMQFFGYHGVFPAENTLGQRFAVSLTMTTDIRAAAASDDLALSLNYAAVYSAVKAIMEGPAVRLLETLAERIAAQVLDLGALSVRVTVKKLHPPLSGVLDFVAVDIERGQS
- the folP gene encoding dihydropteroate synthase, which produces MAILNIKGRAYDLTSRTLVMGILNVTPDSFSDGGRFLRLDEAVEQGLRLKDEGADIIDVGGESTRPGASVVAAAEEMARVLPIIQALSAATDIPISIDTYKPEVAKAALEAGATMLNDVWGGRRERAMLELAAEWGVPICLMHNRHEALYGDLMAEVAADLGASVALALAAGVRSENIILDPGIGFGKTAEHNLLLMRELSEIVALGYPVLLGTSRKAFIGKVLDLPVNDRLEGTAATVAYGITRGARMVRVHDVASMVRVARMTDALLRGGLAHEG
- a CDS encoding HD domain-containing protein; translation: MERVRRLIADPDYQLCLAENTQREALRPYCRHDFNHLLDVARIAWILCLERGLAFGQAIVYAAALLHDIGRFMQYDDPSIDHAVASRDLACPLLARHGYSVEEIALIGEAILSHRLPPAEVLHPLGQLLAEADDLSRLCSHCAAHEQCYKYERMVTKHGVQY
- the folE gene encoding GTP cyclohydrolase I FolE — encoded protein: MIDQGKIEVAMRMILEAIGENPDREGLKDTPRRVAKMYAEVFSGLHRDPSEFLQTFFYEEKHDEMVIVKDISLYSMCEHHLLPFYGKAHVAYIPNPARITGLSKLARVVDTLSRRPQLQERLTTQIADTIMKTLKPQGVMVVIEAEHLCMTIRGVNKPGSLTVTSAVRGIFRSNHLTRTEAFSLIKGR